Proteins from a genomic interval of Pseudoruegeria sp. SHC-113:
- a CDS encoding response regulator transcription factor — protein MKVLVADDHDLVLDMMRMLLTSEPDVEVETAGDLDGAIAVMEADAGFDLVLLDFNMPGMDGLDGLARALAAGGGSPVALMSGVASRAVAQAALDAGAAGFLPKTMTAKSLMNAARFMASGEKYAPVDFMTSEPVDGEGLPTVAQELTPREMEVLGGVCRGLSNKEIALELDLQEVTIKLHMKTLCRKLDARNRTHAAMIARTAGLF, from the coding sequence TTGAAAGTCCTCGTCGCCGACGATCACGATCTCGTGCTGGACATGATGCGGATGCTGCTGACGTCCGAGCCTGACGTGGAGGTGGAAACGGCGGGCGATTTGGACGGCGCGATTGCAGTGATGGAGGCCGATGCCGGTTTCGACCTCGTGCTGCTGGATTTCAACATGCCGGGGATGGACGGGCTGGACGGGCTTGCCCGCGCGCTCGCGGCCGGGGGCGGCAGTCCCGTGGCCCTGATGAGCGGCGTGGCCAGCCGCGCGGTGGCGCAGGCGGCGCTGGACGCGGGCGCGGCCGGGTTCCTGCCCAAGACGATGACGGCCAAATCCCTGATGAACGCCGCCCGCTTCATGGCCTCGGGCGAGAAATACGCGCCGGTGGATTTCATGACCTCCGAACCGGTAGACGGCGAAGGCCTGCCCACCGTGGCACAGGAGCTGACCCCGCGCGAAATGGAAGTGCTGGGCGGTGTCTGCCGTGGGCTCTCCAACAAGGAAATCGCGCTGGAGCTGGATCTGCAGGAGGTCACCATAAAGCTGCACATGAAAACGCTCTGTCGCAAGCTCGATGCCCGCAACCGCACCCACGCCGCGATGATCGCGCGCACGGCAGGGCTGTTCTGA